Proteins from a genomic interval of Pirellulales bacterium:
- a CDS encoding HAD family hydrolase, with translation MSRSLLDFKKRHDFLVGIDSDGCAFDTMELKHKECFIPNTINYYNLQGISKYAREAAEFVNLYSKSRGINRFPALVESLEWLARRPEVRERGYDIQVPPGLARWIKEETKLANPALSKAVEQTGDEDLRQALEWSQAVNASVTAMVRGVPPFPFVRECLGALRETCDMLVVSATPGEALEREWDEHDLARFVDAICGQETGTKKESLAVAAQYPADHTLMIGDAPGDYSAAKANQALFFPINPGAEEASWRRLFEEGIERFRSGTFAGNYQAELLAEFDRCLPAQPAWPLVD, from the coding sequence ATGAGCCGTTCGTTGCTCGATTTCAAAAAGCGTCACGACTTTCTCGTGGGCATCGATTCGGACGGCTGCGCCTTCGATACGATGGAGTTGAAGCACAAGGAATGCTTCATCCCCAACACGATCAACTACTACAACCTGCAGGGCATCAGCAAGTATGCTCGCGAGGCGGCCGAGTTCGTCAACCTGTACTCGAAGAGCCGGGGGATCAATCGTTTTCCGGCGCTGGTCGAGTCGCTCGAGTGGCTGGCGCGACGTCCCGAGGTGCGCGAGCGCGGCTACGACATCCAGGTTCCGCCCGGTCTGGCCCGCTGGATCAAGGAAGAGACGAAGCTGGCCAATCCTGCACTTTCGAAGGCGGTCGAGCAGACGGGAGATGAGGATCTGCGTCAGGCGCTCGAATGGTCGCAGGCGGTGAATGCCTCGGTCACGGCGATGGTGCGCGGCGTGCCGCCGTTTCCGTTCGTCCGCGAGTGCCTGGGCGCGTTGCGCGAAACGTGCGACATGCTGGTCGTCTCGGCCACGCCGGGCGAGGCGCTGGAACGCGAATGGGACGAGCACGACCTTGCGCGCTTTGTCGATGCTATCTGCGGTCAGGAGACGGGCACGAAGAAAGAATCGCTCGCCGTGGCGGCACAATATCCGGCCGACCACACGCTGATGATCGGCGACGCGCCGGGCGACTACTCGGCGGCGAAGGCGAATCAGGCGTTGTTCTTTCCGATCAATCCCGGCGCCGAAGAGGCGAGTTGGCGGAGACTGTTCGAGGAAGGGATCGAACGCTTCCGCAGCGGCACGTTCGCGGGCAACTATCAGGCGGAACTGCTCGCCGAGTTCGATCGTTGCTTGCCGGCGCAACCGGCT